In Apium graveolens cultivar Ventura chromosome 10, ASM990537v1, whole genome shotgun sequence, the following are encoded in one genomic region:
- the LOC141692446 gene encoding uncharacterized protein LOC141692446, with amino-acid sequence MRCKKHFTDCSSAVGVCASCLRERLLTIIETQTRYEARVLLVKPQLEDEHRKSDAVEQNITFPKSVSPYIFRGKSDNTAAWPRVPHSLSEQRFYSTPQIGPNGIIMTDRSSLRESRAGRFHLSNLSNLFRSKTWKVETQSDSNLDAKAKHKKSNSINSTLQTKSSSSWFTKLFASKKKRNSHIVSMSFPDEYSYSSETTTPKDTPMRATPQRRKQNQGRNVAGLSLCLSPLVRPSPNRSWNQKGLLPEMMMIQSGEIKASPGRPNLGVAATFTANRSRKLANIGRFHPNY; translated from the coding sequence ATGAGGTGTAAGAAGCACTTTACTGACTGTAGTAGCGCAGTCGGCGTTTGCGCATCGTGTCTCCGGGAGCGTTTACTAACAATAATCGAAACACAAACAAGATACGAGGCTCGAGTGCTACTAGTCAAACCACAACTTGAAGATGAACACCGCAAATCTGATGCAGTTGAGCAAAATATTACGTTTCCAAAGTCGGTTTCACCGTATATTTTTCGTGGAAAATCCGATAATACTGCTGCGTGGCCTCGTGTACCACATAGTCTCTCGGAGCAACGTTTTTATAGTACTCCTCAAATTGGTCCTAACGGAATAATCATGACTGATAGGAGCAGTTTAAGAGAATCGAGAGCCGGAAGGTTCCACTTGTCGAATCTCTCAAATTTGTTTAGATCAAAAACTTGGAAAGTTGAAACACAATCTGATTCAAATTTGGATGCAAAAGCAAAACATAAAAAATCAAATTCGATAAACTCCACTCTGCAGACGAAGTCTTCGTCGTCGTGGTTTACGAAATTATTTGCAAGTAAAAAGAAGAGGAATTCACACATAGTTTCGATGAGTTTCCCGGATGAGTATTCCTACTCATCCGAAACAACAACACCGAAAGACACGCCAATGAGGGCAACACCGCAACGAAGAAAGCAGAATCAAGGCCGAAATGTGGCGGGACTTTCGTTGTGTTTAAGTCCATTGGTTCGCCCGAGCCCAAACAGGAGCTGGAATCAGAAAGGATTGTTACCAGAAATGATGATGATACAGAGTGGTGAAATAAAAGCTTCACCGGGAAGGCCAAATCTCGGTGTAGCGGCCACGTTTACGGCCAATAGATCACGGAAGCTTGCGAATATCGGAAGGTTTCACCCTAACTATTGA